From one Choloepus didactylus isolate mChoDid1 chromosome 24, mChoDid1.pri, whole genome shotgun sequence genomic stretch:
- the CNOT6 gene encoding CCR4-NOT transcription complex subunit 6 isoform X2 has protein sequence MVSLRELHLNNNLLRVLPFELGKLFQLQTLGLKGNPLTQDILTLYLEPDGTRRLLNYLLDNLAGTAKRISTEQPPPRSWIMLQEPDRTRPTALFSVMCYNVLCDKYATRQLYGYCPSWALNWDYRKKAIIQEILSCNADIISLQEVETEQYYSFFLVELKDRGYNGFFSPKSRARTMSEQERKHVDGCAIFFKTEKFTLVQKHTVEFNQLAMANSEGSEAMLNRVMTKDNIGVAVLLELRKELVEMSSGKPHLGTEKQLILVANAHMHWDPEYSDVKLVQTMMFLSEVKNIIDKASWSLRSSVVGELGTIPLVLCADLNSLPDSGVVEYLSTGGVETNHKDFKELRYNESLTNFSCNGKNGTTNGRITHGFKLKSAYENGLMPYTNYTFDFKGIIDYIFYSKPQLNTLGILGPLDHHWLVENNISGCPHPLIPSDHFSLFAQLELLLPLLPPVNGVHLPGRR, from the exons gAAATCCACTTACCCAGGATATCTTGACCCTCTATCTGGAACCAGATGGAACAAGAAGGCTACTGAACTATTTGCTTGATAATTTGGCAGGTACTGCAAAACGAA TTTCAACAGAACAGCCACCTCCAAGATCTTGGATTATGTTACAAGAACCAGACAGAACAAGGCCAACTG CCTTATTTTCTGTCATGTGCTATAATGTTCTTTGTGATAAATATGCGACCCGGCAGTTATACGGCTACTGTCCATCATGGGCACTAAATTGGGACTACAGGAAAAAGGCCATTATTCAAGAAATCTTGAGCTGCAATGCTGATATCATAAGTCTTCAG GAGGTTGAAACGGAACAGTATTACAGTTTTTTTCTGGTAGAACTGAAAGACCGTGGTTATAATGGATTCTTTAGCCCTAAGTCTAGAGCTAGGACGATGTCAGAACAAGAACGAAAGCATGTTGACGGCTGTGCAATATTCTTCAAGACAGAAAA ATTTACTTTGGTTCAGAAACACACTGTTGAGTTTAACCAGCTAGCAATGGCAAATTCAGAAGGGTCTGAAGCTATGCTGAACAGAGTCATGACAAAAGATAACATCGGAGTTGCAGTACTGCTAGAACTTCGAAAGGAATTGGTTGAAATGTCAT CTGGAAAGCCACATCTTGGAACAGAAAAACAACTTATTCTCGTGGCAAATGCTCACATGCACTGGGACCCTGAATACTCGGATGTGAAGCTGGTGCAGACTATGATGTTCCTGTCCGAAGTGAAGAACATTATTGACAAAGCCTCCTGGAGCCTCAGATCCAGTGTAGTGGGGGAGCTGGGAACTATCCCACTTGTGTTATGTGCAGATCTTAATTCTTTGCCAGACTCTG GTGTTGTAGAATATTTGAGCACTGGTGGAGTAGAAACAAATCATAAAGACTTTAAGGAACTGAGATACAATGAAAGTCTCACAAACTTCAGCTGTAATGGGAAAAATGGAACAACCAACGGAAGGATCACTCATGGTTTCAAGTTAAAGAGTGCCTATGAGAATGGCCTGATGCCTTACACAAATTATAcatttgactttaag ggtATAATTGATTACATTTTCTACTCGAAACCTCAGCTGAACACTTTAGGCATCCTGGGGCCTCTGGACCACCACTGGCTCGTGGAGAACAACATCAGCGGCTGCCCACACCCACTCATCCCCTCTGACCACTTCTCCCTTTTTGCACAACTGGAGCTCCTGCTGCCCTTGCTGCCCCCGGTGAACGGCGTCCACCTTCCTGGCAGGAGGTAG